One stretch of Rathayibacter festucae DSM 15932 DNA includes these proteins:
- a CDS encoding inositol-3-phosphate synthase gives MTSSHTTGTTGTASTADRAPQQERIGLWLIGARGSVATTAAVGLHAIASGAAPSNGCATATPAFEDVPLAGFDAIVIGGHDVSSTPLLEKAMGLAAGGMFPTSVVAEVADRLDATDREIRRSFGVEGGSQQDEIDRQAADIVEFRERHALARVVVIDVASTEVLPQDRPEFHDLAALRAALARPGETVLPPSSISALAAVTAGSPYVCFTPSTALALPALEEWAAEAGVPIAGQDGKTGETLLRSVLAPMFTARGMRVLSWAGANLLGGGDGQTLADPEAVRSKLVSKNRGLRSLLGDEVVTPLHIDNVPDLGDVKTAWDHVHAEGFLGSRITVQTIWSAYDSALAAPLILDLARLMSLADAAGISGPVAEMGFFFKDPWGSDVHGFAEQTAELVAWSARTGAAVVQRSLVAGGAIRHG, from the coding sequence CACCGCCGACCGCGCCCCGCAGCAGGAGCGCATCGGCCTTTGGCTGATCGGAGCCCGGGGCAGCGTCGCCACCACGGCCGCCGTCGGCCTGCACGCCATCGCCTCGGGCGCGGCGCCCAGCAACGGCTGCGCCACCGCGACCCCGGCCTTCGAGGACGTCCCGCTCGCCGGCTTCGACGCGATCGTGATCGGCGGGCACGACGTCTCGTCGACCCCGCTGCTCGAGAAGGCGATGGGCCTGGCGGCCGGCGGGATGTTCCCGACCTCGGTCGTCGCCGAGGTCGCCGACCGGCTCGACGCGACCGACCGCGAGATCCGCCGCTCCTTCGGCGTCGAGGGCGGCTCGCAGCAGGACGAGATCGACCGTCAGGCGGCCGACATCGTCGAGTTCCGCGAGCGGCACGCGCTCGCCCGGGTCGTCGTGATCGACGTCGCCTCCACCGAGGTGCTGCCGCAGGACCGCCCCGAGTTCCACGACCTCGCCGCCCTGCGCGCCGCGCTCGCCCGGCCCGGCGAGACCGTGCTGCCGCCGAGCTCGATCAGCGCGCTCGCCGCGGTGACCGCCGGCTCGCCCTACGTCTGCTTCACCCCCTCCACCGCGCTGGCGCTGCCCGCGCTGGAGGAGTGGGCCGCGGAGGCGGGCGTCCCGATCGCAGGACAGGACGGCAAGACCGGCGAGACCCTGCTCCGGAGCGTGCTCGCGCCGATGTTCACGGCGCGCGGGATGCGCGTGCTGTCCTGGGCGGGCGCGAACCTGCTCGGCGGCGGCGACGGGCAGACCCTCGCCGACCCGGAGGCGGTGCGCTCGAAGCTGGTCTCGAAGAACCGCGGGCTCCGCAGCCTGCTCGGCGACGAGGTCGTCACTCCGCTGCACATCGACAACGTGCCGGACCTCGGCGACGTGAAGACCGCGTGGGACCACGTGCACGCGGAGGGGTTCCTCGGCTCGCGGATCACGGTGCAGACCATCTGGTCGGCGTACGACTCGGCGCTCGCCGCGCCGCTGATCCTGGACCTGGCGCGCCTGATGTCGCTCGCCGACGCGGCCGGGATCTCGGGGCCCGTCGCCGAAATGGGCTTCTTCTTCAAGGACCCGTGGGGGAGCGACGTGCACGGCTTCGCGGAGCAGACCGCCGAGCTGGTCGCCTGGTCGGCGCGCACCGGCGCGGCCGTCGTCCAGCGCTCGCTCGTGGCGGGCGGCGCTATCCGCCATGGCTGA
- a CDS encoding SCO3242 family prenyltransferase: MAELRDWLELVRAKAALSVLGDTVAGAAWAGRAPGVRTVALPLASALLYSAGMALNDYADAELDAVERPERPIPSGRIRRGAALGLAAGLTGAGIAVAALVDGRRSLLLSVPLAASIWSYDLLAKPTPLGPVVMAACRGLDVLLGAGASGVRAAAPASAAVAAHTLGVTVLSRGEVHGTRPAVAGAAATGTAALALALGAGAVRAKGGPALGAVVAVALARWIALVLVPQLRAVRTSDAASARTATRSGIAGMVPLQAALAGLRRPELGAALLGLDALGAVVLRRPRVSADIT, from the coding sequence ATGGCTGAGCTGCGCGACTGGCTCGAGCTCGTGCGCGCCAAGGCGGCGCTCTCGGTGCTCGGCGACACGGTGGCCGGAGCGGCGTGGGCCGGCCGGGCGCCCGGAGTGCGCACGGTCGCGCTGCCGCTCGCGTCCGCGCTCCTCTACTCGGCGGGCATGGCGCTCAACGACTACGCCGACGCGGAGCTCGACGCGGTGGAGCGGCCGGAGCGGCCGATCCCGTCGGGGCGGATCCGGCGCGGTGCCGCACTCGGGCTGGCGGCCGGGCTGACCGGGGCGGGGATCGCGGTCGCGGCGCTCGTCGACGGTCGCCGCTCACTCCTCCTGAGCGTGCCGCTCGCGGCGAGCATCTGGTCGTACGACCTGCTGGCCAAGCCGACTCCGCTCGGGCCGGTCGTGATGGCGGCCTGCCGCGGGCTCGACGTGCTGCTCGGTGCGGGGGCGTCCGGCGTGCGCGCGGCGGCTCCCGCCTCCGCCGCCGTCGCGGCGCACACGCTCGGAGTGACCGTGCTCTCGCGCGGCGAGGTGCACGGCACCCGCCCGGCGGTCGCGGGAGCGGCGGCGACCGGCACGGCCGCGCTCGCCCTCGCGCTGGGCGCCGGGGCGGTCCGCGCGAAGGGCGGCCCGGCTCTCGGCGCGGTCGTCGCCGTCGCGCTCGCCCGCTGGATCGCGCTCGTGCTGGTCCCGCAGCTGCGCGCCGTGCGGACGTCCGACGCGGCCTCGGCCCGGACGGCCACCCGCTCGGGCATCGCGGGGATGGTCCCGCTGCAGGCGGCGCTCGCCGGGCTGCGGCGGCCGGAGCTCGGCGCGGCCCTGCTGGGGCTCGACGCGCTCGGGGCCGTCGTGCTGCGGCGCCCGAGGGTCTCGGCGGACATCACATGA
- a CDS encoding EboA domain-containing protein gives MSGQEQGMQDSAGPVLGAGPVLGYGTNGFADHTLDDALTVLHAAGYRAVALTLGTPHLDPFADDVRERTLALRRRLDELGFRVVIETGARYLLDPFVKHRPTLVDEEAGPRLAFLHRAIEIAALLGADAVSLWSGVLPEGMERARGWRLLVERMRGVVTEAERYGVRLGFEPEPGMLVETVADALLLRRELGDPEAFGLTVDLGHCVVVEPDGVVGALRSAAGLLVNVQVDDMLPERHEHLELGTGVLDLAAAFATLEEIGYRGIAAVELPRHSHDAPRLAVASLAAMRAAIRTRGTGAESPQHPWTATACAVLREQPRRIDRYFPAAGREAGRAPLRPDADPQGLVHGTEDDAARSALITAAASALDDEDLAALLLRLYRGGDDAERRGVLVGLHALTAAGRAGEPVAAAGRELIADALRANDTRLVAAAMGRFAEEHLDAHAWRHGVLKLVFCGVPLAAVSGLERRSDPELAAMAGRFADERRAAGRTVPDDLAVLLPS, from the coding sequence ATGAGCGGGCAGGAGCAGGGCATGCAGGACAGCGCCGGCCCCGTCCTGGGCGCCGGCCCCGTCCTGGGCTACGGCACCAACGGCTTCGCCGACCACACCCTCGACGACGCCCTGACCGTGCTGCACGCCGCCGGCTACCGCGCGGTGGCGCTGACCCTCGGGACCCCGCACCTCGACCCGTTCGCCGACGACGTCCGCGAGCGCACCCTCGCCCTGCGTCGACGGCTCGACGAGCTGGGCTTCCGCGTGGTGATCGAGACCGGGGCGCGCTACCTCCTCGACCCGTTCGTGAAGCACCGGCCGACCCTGGTCGACGAGGAGGCCGGCCCGCGGCTGGCCTTCCTGCACCGCGCGATCGAGATCGCCGCGCTGCTCGGCGCCGACGCCGTCTCGCTCTGGTCGGGCGTGCTGCCCGAGGGGATGGAGCGCGCCCGCGGCTGGCGGCTCCTGGTCGAGCGGATGCGCGGCGTCGTCACCGAGGCCGAGCGCTACGGCGTGCGGCTGGGCTTCGAGCCGGAGCCCGGCATGCTCGTCGAGACCGTCGCGGACGCGCTGCTGCTGCGGCGCGAGCTCGGCGACCCGGAGGCGTTCGGTCTCACCGTCGACCTCGGCCACTGCGTGGTGGTCGAGCCGGACGGCGTCGTCGGCGCCCTCCGCAGCGCGGCCGGCCTGCTGGTGAACGTGCAGGTCGACGACATGCTGCCCGAGCGGCACGAGCACCTCGAGCTCGGCACGGGCGTGCTCGATCTCGCGGCCGCCTTCGCGACGCTCGAGGAGATCGGCTACCGCGGGATCGCCGCGGTGGAGCTGCCGCGCCACTCGCACGACGCGCCTCGCCTGGCGGTCGCGAGTCTCGCGGCGATGCGGGCGGCGATCCGGACCCGGGGGACCGGGGCGGAGTCGCCGCAGCACCCCTGGACCGCGACAGCCTGCGCCGTGCTCCGCGAGCAGCCGCGGCGGATCGACCGCTATTTCCCGGCCGCCGGTCGGGAGGCCGGTCGCGCCCCGCTCCGCCCCGACGCGGATCCGCAGGGCCTCGTGCACGGCACCGAGGACGACGCGGCGCGCTCGGCGCTGATCACGGCCGCCGCCTCGGCCCTCGACGACGAGGACCTGGCCGCCCTGCTCCTCCGGCTCTACCGCGGCGGCGACGACGCCGAGCGCCGCGGCGTGCTGGTCGGGCTGCACGCGCTGACCGCCGCCGGCCGCGCGGGCGAGCCGGTGGCCGCGGCCGGCCGCGAGCTGATCGCGGACGCCCTGCGCGCCAACGACACCCGGCTGGTCGCCGCGGCGATGGGCCGCTTCGCCGAGGAGCACCTCGACGCGCACGCCTGGCGGCACGGCGTGCTCAAGCTCGTCTTCTGCGGCGTCCCGCTCGCGGCCGTCTCCGGTCTCGAGCGGCGGAGCGACCCCGAGCTCGCCGCGATGGCCGGCCGCTTCGCCGACGAGCGCCGCGCCGCCGGCCGCACGGTGCCGGACGACCTGGCGGTGCTCCTGCCGAGCTGA
- a CDS encoding TatD family hydrolase, which produces MRIFDPHIHMTSRTTDDYQAMHDAGVRAVVEPSFWLGQPRTSVGSFTDYFDALIGWERFRAAQYGIRHHCTIGLNPKEANDPRCREVLPELDRYLAKDGVVAVGETGYDSLTAEEDAVFRHQLELAKDHGLPVLVHTPHRDKAAGTQQTLDVVAESGIDAGLVVVDHLNETTVDLVLGSGCWLGFSIYPDTKMDETRLVTLVERIGLDRVLVNSAADWGRSDPLTTAKTGHLLLVAGFSAAEVDRLLWQNPIDFYGQSGRLNLDPIPGFDAVDAMGRSFEGNSILRGAPRVAEVV; this is translated from the coding sequence ATGCGCATCTTCGACCCGCACATCCACATGACCTCCCGCACCACCGACGACTACCAGGCGATGCACGACGCGGGGGTCCGCGCCGTGGTCGAGCCGTCGTTCTGGCTCGGCCAGCCGCGCACCAGCGTCGGCTCCTTCACCGACTACTTCGACGCCCTGATCGGCTGGGAGCGCTTCCGCGCCGCGCAGTACGGCATCCGGCACCACTGCACGATCGGCCTGAACCCCAAGGAGGCGAACGACCCGCGCTGCCGCGAGGTGCTGCCCGAGCTCGACCGCTACCTCGCCAAGGACGGCGTCGTCGCGGTCGGCGAGACCGGCTACGACTCGCTGACCGCGGAGGAGGACGCCGTCTTCCGCCACCAGCTCGAGCTGGCGAAGGACCACGGCCTGCCCGTGCTCGTGCACACCCCGCACCGCGACAAGGCGGCGGGCACGCAGCAGACGCTCGACGTCGTCGCCGAGTCGGGGATCGACGCCGGCCTCGTCGTCGTCGACCACCTCAACGAGACCACCGTCGACCTCGTCCTCGGCTCCGGCTGCTGGCTGGGCTTCTCGATCTACCCGGACACCAAGATGGACGAGACCCGCCTGGTGACGCTCGTCGAGCGGATCGGCCTGGACCGCGTGCTGGTCAACTCCGCCGCCGACTGGGGCCGCTCCGATCCGCTGACCACCGCGAAGACCGGGCACCTGCTGCTCGTCGCCGGCTTCAGCGCCGCCGAGGTCGACCGGCTGCTCTGGCAGAACCCGATCGACTTCTACGGGCAGAGCGGGCGGCTGAACCTCGACCCGATCCCGGGCTTCGACGCGGTCGACGCCATGGGGCGCAGCTTCGAGGGCAACTCGATCCTCCGGGGCGCGCCGCGCGTGGCGGAGGTCGTCTGA
- the eboE gene encoding metabolite traffic protein EboE → MHLSYCTNVHPAEDLEGVVRQLDVYAGPARAAAGLDTVGVGLWIPRDLAARLVASREDRAVLRAALERNGLEVRTLNAFPYAAFHAEVVKLDVYRPDWTTPERLAYTIDCARILADLLPAGADGSISTLPLGWREGWGAEQDAAAVRQLARLVDELRELRRSTGHAIRLAIEPEPGCILDTVEDVVAWLHPRIGLVDPAYVGVCLDTCHLAVSFADPAAAVRRIRDAGLRVVKVQASAALHVEDPADPAARLAVGAFVEKRYLHQTRENGAGGVLRVDDLPEALDTLPGAGPWRVHFHVPLHHRPAAPLSATTAVLAEAVSVVDAAWPYDEIHLDVETYTWAVLADAPSDLSVGIGAELAWAAEHLLTPQARAAVLEAGPAPVPVAALVAEEVAL, encoded by the coding sequence ATGCACCTCTCCTACTGCACCAACGTCCACCCGGCCGAGGACCTCGAGGGCGTCGTCCGTCAGCTCGACGTCTACGCCGGGCCCGCCCGCGCCGCCGCGGGGCTCGACACCGTCGGCGTGGGGCTGTGGATCCCGCGCGACCTCGCCGCCCGGCTGGTCGCCAGCCGCGAGGACCGCGCCGTGCTGCGCGCCGCGCTCGAGCGCAACGGCCTCGAGGTGCGGACGCTGAACGCGTTCCCCTACGCCGCCTTCCACGCCGAGGTGGTGAAGCTCGACGTCTACCGGCCCGACTGGACCACGCCCGAGCGCCTCGCCTACACGATCGACTGTGCGCGGATCCTCGCGGATCTGCTGCCCGCCGGCGCCGACGGCAGCATCTCGACGCTGCCGCTGGGCTGGCGCGAGGGCTGGGGCGCGGAGCAGGACGCGGCGGCCGTCCGGCAGCTCGCGCGGCTGGTCGACGAGCTGCGCGAGCTGCGGCGCTCGACCGGGCACGCGATCCGCCTGGCGATCGAGCCCGAGCCGGGCTGCATCCTGGACACGGTCGAGGACGTCGTCGCCTGGCTGCACCCGCGGATCGGCCTGGTCGACCCGGCCTACGTCGGCGTCTGCCTCGACACCTGTCACCTCGCGGTGTCGTTCGCCGACCCCGCCGCGGCGGTCCGGCGAATCCGGGACGCGGGGCTCCGGGTCGTGAAGGTGCAGGCCTCGGCCGCGCTGCACGTCGAGGACCCGGCCGATCCGGCCGCGCGCCTCGCCGTCGGGGCGTTCGTGGAGAAGCGCTACCTGCACCAGACCCGCGAGAACGGCGCGGGCGGGGTGCTCCGCGTCGACGACCTGCCGGAGGCGCTCGACACGCTGCCCGGAGCGGGGCCCTGGCGCGTGCACTTTCACGTGCCGCTGCACCACCGGCCGGCCGCACCGCTGTCGGCGACCACCGCGGTGCTGGCCGAGGCGGTGTCCGTGGTCGACGCCGCCTGGCCGTACGACGAGATCCACCTCGACGTGGAGACCTACACCTGGGCGGTGCTCGCGGACGCGCCGAGCGATCTGTCGGTCGGCATCGGCGCCGAGCTGGCCTGGGCGGCGGAGCACCTGCTGACGCCGCAGGCGCGCGCCGCGGTTCTGGAGGCGGGCCCCGCACCTGTGCCGGTCGCCGCCCTCGTCGCCGAGGAGGTCGCGCTGTGA
- a CDS encoding alkaline phosphatase family protein — MTPVLLIDVVGLTATALADMPRLSRLARAGGQLPLDTILPAVTCSVQSSMLTGTMPAQHGIVGNGWYFRDLGEVHLWRQHNRLVTGEKVWETARRLSDGDPYRAANIGWWYAMGATTDVTVTPRPIYHADGRKSPDAYVRPPALHDELVGKLGAFPLFQYWGPTASLRSTQWMVDATRHVLAGDGSGPPQLTTAYLPHLDYDLQRFGPDSAEARRAAGELDVVLAPLLDDAEALGASVVVVAEYGIAAADTPVDVNRALRRAGLLEVYVQDGREQLDPWTSRAFAVADHQIAHVYVPDAADLPRVRSLLKALDGVDEVLDREAQARYGLDHERSGELVVVARPGAWFTYYYWLDDDRAPDFARGVDIHRKPGYDPAELFFDPADRLVKAKAAGNLAKKALGLRYAMNLVPLDASLVRGTHGRLPVSAADTPLVLTSDADLLPAGAASLPVTAVRDLVLAAHGPALARAAAAARA; from the coding sequence GTGACGCCGGTGCTGCTGATCGACGTGGTCGGCCTCACCGCGACGGCGCTCGCCGACATGCCGCGGCTGTCCCGGCTCGCCCGGGCCGGTGGGCAGCTGCCGCTGGACACGATCCTGCCGGCGGTCACCTGCAGCGTGCAGTCGTCGATGCTCACCGGCACGATGCCTGCGCAGCACGGGATCGTGGGCAACGGCTGGTACTTCCGCGACCTCGGCGAGGTGCACCTCTGGCGCCAGCACAACCGCCTGGTGACGGGGGAGAAGGTCTGGGAGACGGCCCGTCGGCTGTCCGACGGCGACCCCTACCGCGCCGCCAACATCGGCTGGTGGTACGCGATGGGAGCGACGACCGACGTCACCGTGACGCCGCGGCCGATCTACCACGCCGACGGCCGCAAGTCGCCGGACGCCTACGTCCGCCCGCCGGCGCTGCACGACGAGCTGGTCGGGAAGCTGGGCGCCTTCCCGCTGTTCCAGTACTGGGGGCCGACCGCGTCGCTGCGCTCCACGCAGTGGATGGTGGACGCGACCCGGCACGTGCTCGCCGGCGACGGCTCCGGCCCGCCGCAGCTGACCACGGCGTACCTGCCGCACCTCGACTACGACCTGCAGCGCTTCGGGCCGGACTCGGCCGAGGCGCGGCGGGCGGCGGGCGAGCTGGACGTGGTGCTCGCGCCGCTGCTCGACGACGCGGAGGCGCTCGGTGCGTCGGTCGTCGTGGTGGCGGAGTACGGGATCGCGGCGGCGGACACCCCCGTGGACGTCAACCGGGCGCTGCGGCGCGCGGGCCTGCTCGAGGTGTACGTGCAGGACGGCCGCGAGCAGCTGGACCCGTGGACCTCGCGCGCCTTCGCGGTCGCGGATCACCAGATCGCGCACGTCTACGTGCCTGATGCGGCGGACCTGCCGCGGGTGCGCTCGCTGCTCAAGGCGCTGGACGGGGTGGACGAGGTGCTCGACCGCGAGGCGCAGGCGCGGTACGGCCTCGACCACGAGCGCTCCGGCGAGCTCGTCGTGGTGGCGCGGCCGGGCGCGTGGTTCACCTACTACTACTGGCTCGACGACGACCGCGCGCCGGACTTCGCGCGCGGCGTCGACATCCACCGCAAGCCCGGCTACGACCCGGCGGAGCTGTTCTTCGACCCCGCCGACCGGCTTGTGAAGGCGAAGGCGGCCGGCAACCTCGCGAAGAAGGCCCTGGGCCTGCGCTACGCGATGAACCTCGTGCCGCTGGACGCGTCGCTGGTGCGCGGCACGCACGGCCGTCTGCCGGTGTCGGCGGCGGACACTCCGCTGGTGCTTACGTCGGACGCGGACCTGCTGCCGGCCGGGGCAGCGTCGCTGCCGGTGACGGCGGTGCGCGACCTGGTGCTGGCGGCGCACGGCCCGGCGCTGGCGCGCGCGGCGGCGGCGGCTCGCGCCTGA
- a CDS encoding cytotoxic translational repressor of toxin-antitoxin stability system, which produces MSRHPAPTREHHDDFCLTEKWTLVRGATGKPVRHHKTFELPLHDGRILRTRISKPVNRTAYGASIWAEILRSQLCVESSVFWACVQDGVLPDRGRPAAPASGGLPLSLMTQLVRTVGLEPSAAVRLSVAEATAAIAEHWARVSDEH; this is translated from the coding sequence GTGAGCAGGCACCCCGCGCCGACGCGCGAGCACCACGACGACTTCTGCCTCACCGAGAAGTGGACGCTCGTGCGCGGCGCGACCGGGAAGCCCGTCCGCCACCACAAGACCTTCGAGTTGCCGCTGCACGACGGGCGCATCCTCCGGACCCGGATCTCGAAGCCGGTGAACCGCACCGCCTACGGCGCGAGCATCTGGGCCGAGATCCTGCGCAGCCAGCTCTGCGTCGAGTCCTCCGTCTTCTGGGCCTGCGTGCAGGACGGCGTCCTGCCGGATCGGGGTCGCCCCGCCGCTCCCGCGTCCGGCGGCCTCCCGCTCTCGCTGATGACGCAGCTCGTGCGCACCGTCGGCCTCGAGCCGTCGGCGGCGGTGCGGCTGAGCGTCGCAGAGGCCACGGCCGCGATCGCCGAGCACTGGGCCCGCGTCAGCGACGAGCACTGA
- a CDS encoding prevent-host-death protein, which translates to MTLLGAQHYDTTSSARTSFKRVIDGAVRGSSVTVRRDGDSVAVVDASRYRRFLARTVTPEVRVLEEDGVFAMIMVDPAIAVEDEDYEALVADMVLALREYAEDWQDHLLTAPNHAENWGLVQLVELSDDAQLTAWLLGTDE; encoded by the coding sequence ATGACCCTCCTCGGTGCCCAGCACTACGACACCACCAGCAGCGCGCGGACCAGCTTCAAGCGCGTCATCGACGGGGCGGTCCGCGGCAGCAGCGTCACCGTGCGCCGCGACGGCGACTCCGTGGCCGTCGTCGACGCGTCGCGCTACCGCCGGTTCCTCGCCCGGACGGTCACCCCCGAGGTCCGCGTGCTCGAGGAGGACGGCGTCTTCGCGATGATCATGGTGGACCCCGCGATCGCCGTGGAGGACGAGGACTACGAGGCACTAGTCGCCGACATGGTGCTCGCCCTCCGCGAGTACGCGGAGGACTGGCAGGACCACCTCCTGACCGCGCCGAACCACGCGGAGAACTGGGGGCTCGTCCAGCTCGTCGAGCTGTCGGACGACGCGCAGCTGACCGCGTGGCTCCTCGGCACGGACGAGTGA
- a CDS encoding NAD(P)-dependent alcohol dehydrogenase, which yields MISTTAYAATAEGGLAPAVIERRALRFDDLAVRVDYCGVCHSDLHALRTHAAHSADPAADPGPLVPGHEFVGTVLAVGAAVTAFSPGDSVAVGNIVDSCGGCDMCTAEQENFCREFPTLTYGGTDRHDGSTTLGAFSREYVVRDRFAYPLPAGLDPAAVAPLLCAGVTVWEPLRAHAVGPGSRVGVVGLGGLGHLAVKLARALGAEVTVFTTSAAKTADALALGATRVVVSRDEEAMAAQRGRLGLVLDTVSAPHDLAPYLHVLALDGALSVLGMLAPVTVDVTDLLIGRKSLTSGGSGGTRSTRELLAFCGEHGITADVEVLPSAQVGTALERLVANDVRYRFVLDLADLDTAH from the coding sequence ATGATCAGTACCACCGCCTACGCGGCCACCGCCGAGGGCGGCCTCGCTCCCGCCGTCATCGAGCGGCGCGCCCTCCGCTTCGACGACCTCGCCGTCCGCGTCGACTACTGCGGCGTCTGCCACAGCGATCTGCACGCCCTCCGGACCCACGCCGCGCACTCCGCCGACCCCGCCGCCGACCCCGGCCCGCTCGTCCCGGGTCACGAGTTCGTCGGCACGGTGCTCGCCGTCGGCGCGGCCGTCACGGCCTTCTCCCCCGGCGACTCCGTCGCGGTCGGCAACATCGTCGACTCCTGCGGCGGGTGCGACATGTGCACGGCCGAGCAGGAGAACTTCTGCCGCGAGTTCCCGACCCTCACCTACGGCGGCACCGACCGGCACGACGGCAGCACCACGCTCGGCGCGTTCTCGCGCGAGTACGTGGTCCGCGACCGCTTCGCCTACCCGCTGCCGGCCGGCCTCGACCCGGCGGCCGTCGCTCCCCTGCTCTGCGCGGGCGTCACCGTCTGGGAGCCGCTGCGCGCGCACGCCGTCGGCCCCGGCTCACGGGTCGGCGTGGTCGGGCTGGGCGGCCTCGGCCACCTCGCCGTGAAGCTCGCCCGGGCGCTCGGCGCCGAGGTGACGGTCTTCACGACCTCCGCCGCGAAGACCGCCGACGCCCTCGCGCTGGGCGCCACCCGGGTCGTCGTCTCCCGCGACGAGGAGGCGATGGCGGCGCAGCGCGGACGCCTCGGCCTCGTCCTCGACACGGTCTCGGCCCCGCACGACCTCGCACCGTACCTGCACGTCCTCGCGCTGGACGGCGCACTGAGCGTCCTCGGGATGCTCGCGCCGGTCACCGTGGACGTCACCGACCTGCTGATCGGACGCAAGAGCCTCACCTCCGGCGGCAGCGGCGGCACCCGCAGCACCCGCGAGCTGCTCGCCTTCTGCGGCGAGCACGGCATCACGGCGGACGTCGAGGTGCTGCCCTCCGCTCAGGTGGGCACCGCACTGGAGCGTCTCGTCGCGAACGACGTCCGCTACCGCTTCGTCCTCGACCTCGCGGACCTCGACACGGCACACTGA
- a CDS encoding TetR family transcriptional regulator translates to MGATPATGKGEATRARIMAAATAEFARYGIAGARVDRIAAEARSNKAQLYSYFTSKELLFDAVFEASLDRIVDVVPIDPSDLGDWAVRLYDEYLRRPDLIRLATWARLERRPAGHLVADDEARVREEGKLEAIRAAQADGTVGVAADPFDVMALVIAMSMAWSPVSNVYAATAEEAASEHERRRALLRQAVGRAFPPA, encoded by the coding sequence ATGGGAGCGACACCGGCCACCGGCAAGGGCGAGGCGACGCGCGCGCGGATCATGGCCGCGGCGACGGCGGAGTTCGCGCGCTACGGCATCGCCGGCGCGCGGGTGGACCGGATCGCGGCCGAGGCCCGCAGCAACAAGGCGCAGCTGTACTCCTACTTCACCAGCAAGGAGCTGCTCTTCGACGCGGTCTTCGAGGCGTCCCTCGACCGGATCGTCGACGTCGTGCCGATCGACCCGTCCGACCTCGGCGACTGGGCCGTCCGCCTCTACGACGAGTACCTGCGCCGCCCCGACCTCATCCGGCTGGCCACCTGGGCGCGCCTCGAGCGCCGCCCGGCCGGCCACCTCGTCGCCGACGACGAGGCGCGCGTGCGCGAGGAGGGCAAGCTCGAGGCGATCCGCGCCGCTCAGGCCGACGGCACGGTGGGCGTCGCGGCCGACCCGTTCGACGTGATGGCGCTGGTCATCGCGATGTCGATGGCCTGGTCGCCGGTGAGCAACGTCTACGCCGCCACGGCGGAGGAGGCCGCGTCGGAGCACGAGCGCCGGCGCGCGCTGCTGCGCCAGGCGGTCGGGCGCGCGTTCCCGCCCGCCTGA
- a CDS encoding tryptophan-rich sensory protein has translation MTATTSPTRADRIRQSTVAVSAVLAVIGSFIGSGAAGGTQIQDAAGGALSASSTPVAPDGPAFAIWSVIYAGLLGYAIWQFLPSQTTRTRHRRLGYWAAASLLLNAAWILVVQAGLLALSVVVIALLLSVLARIFVLLRSTRTGGVVDAVLTDGTFGLYLGWVCVATVANVTAGLVGAGIGSADGPGAAPWAVVVLIVAALIGVLIAVTGRGRIAPMLSLCWGLAWVAVGRFSGELVSIPAGTAALIAAAVVLVATLLLRVAAARRTGTARVAAA, from the coding sequence ATGACCGCCACGACATCCCCCACCCGCGCGGACCGGATCCGGCAGTCGACCGTCGCCGTCAGCGCCGTGCTCGCGGTGATCGGCTCGTTCATCGGCTCGGGAGCAGCAGGCGGCACGCAGATCCAGGACGCCGCCGGCGGTGCGCTGTCCGCGTCCTCGACGCCGGTCGCGCCCGACGGACCCGCCTTCGCGATCTGGAGCGTCATCTACGCCGGCCTCCTCGGCTACGCGATCTGGCAGTTCCTGCCGTCGCAGACCACGCGCACCCGCCACCGCCGGCTCGGCTACTGGGCCGCCGCGAGCCTCCTGCTGAACGCGGCGTGGATCCTGGTCGTGCAGGCCGGACTGCTCGCGCTCAGCGTCGTGGTGATCGCGCTGCTCCTCTCCGTGCTCGCGCGGATCTTCGTGCTCCTGCGCAGCACCCGCACCGGCGGCGTCGTCGACGCGGTCCTCACCGACGGCACGTTCGGCCTCTACCTCGGCTGGGTCTGCGTCGCGACGGTCGCCAACGTCACGGCCGGCCTCGTCGGCGCGGGCATCGGCAGCGCCGACGGACCCGGCGCCGCACCGTGGGCGGTCGTCGTCCTGATCGTCGCCGCGCTGATCGGCGTGCTGATCGCCGTCACCGGACGCGGCCGGATCGCTCCGATGCTGTCGCTCTGCTGGGGCCTGGCCTGGGTCGCGGTCGGCCGCTTCTCCGGCGAGCTCGTGTCGATCCCCGCCGGCACCGCCGCGCTGATCGCCGCGGCCGTCGTGCTCGTGGCGACGCTCCTGCTCCGCGTCGCCGCCGCCCGTCGCACCGGCACCGCGCGCGTCGCCGCGGCCTGA